Proteins encoded together in one Anoxybacillus flavithermus window:
- the modA gene encoding molybdate ABC transporter substrate-binding protein: protein MRTLLLTVICVLITACSRVEQEPSQELKIAAASDLTLAFHEIGQQFEKQTGTKVTFIFGSTGQLAEQIKNGAPFDVFAAANVQYVDELNDKGLIVPDTRQIYALGRIGIATKADNPLVVQTLEDLLKPEVKKIAIANPNHAPYGLAAKQALEKAGIWEKVKNKLVYGKNISDTFAYIESGNAEAGIIALSLVKKGEVRFQLIDDAMHEPIQQAIAVIKKTKHEKQAQEFIQFLNRSAGQQIMKKYGFVIPEGK from the coding sequence ATGAGAACGTTATTGCTTACCGTCATATGTGTGTTGATCACCGCATGCAGTCGTGTTGAACAAGAGCCGTCACAGGAATTAAAAATTGCCGCTGCGTCGGATTTAACGCTCGCCTTTCATGAAATTGGCCAACAATTTGAGAAACAAACCGGAACGAAGGTGACGTTCATATTTGGTTCTACCGGTCAGCTGGCTGAACAAATTAAAAATGGAGCTCCTTTTGACGTGTTTGCTGCCGCAAACGTTCAGTATGTTGATGAATTGAACGACAAAGGCCTGATCGTTCCGGATACCCGACAAATTTATGCGCTTGGAAGAATTGGAATTGCGACGAAAGCCGATAATCCTCTTGTCGTACAAACGCTTGAGGATTTATTAAAGCCCGAAGTGAAAAAAATCGCCATTGCCAACCCGAACCATGCTCCTTACGGATTGGCCGCGAAACAAGCATTAGAAAAAGCAGGAATCTGGGAAAAAGTGAAGAACAAATTGGTTTACGGCAAAAATATTTCAGATACATTTGCTTATATTGAATCCGGAAACGCCGAAGCGGGAATCATTGCGCTTTCCCTTGTAAAAAAAGGCGAGGTGCGTTTTCAGCTCATTGATGATGCGATGCACGAGCCGATTCAACAAGCGATTGCCGTTATTAAAAAAACAAAGCACGAAAAACAAGCACAAGAATTTATTCAATTTTTGAATCGTTCAGCAGGTCAACAAATAATGAAAAAATACGGATTTGTCATTCCAGAGGGGAAATAA
- the modB gene encoding molybdate ABC transporter permease subunit → MENVNLFPLFLSLKVSTIATVLAVIIGLPISYYLSRSNGKIADMVDALITLPVVLPPTVLGYYLLVLFGRQSALGKFLEEKLGLLIVFTPTGAVIAAFVVSIPFFIKSARTAFASIEPNLLNAARVLGRSEWNIFFTVIIPLSWRGIVSGITLVFARSLGDFGATLMVAGSIPNETMTMPIAIYDALLAGNQKLANLLVMIMTIVSVTLLYVIKRLEKRIIRGERSFHASRSD, encoded by the coding sequence GTGGAAAACGTCAACTTATTTCCTTTATTTTTGTCGTTAAAAGTATCAACGATCGCCACCGTGCTGGCCGTGATCATCGGTTTACCGATTTCTTATTATTTAAGCCGTTCAAACGGAAAAATCGCGGATATGGTCGATGCGCTTATCACATTGCCAGTTGTGTTGCCTCCGACCGTTCTTGGTTATTATTTACTTGTTTTATTCGGACGACAAAGCGCATTGGGGAAGTTCTTAGAGGAGAAATTAGGACTTCTCATCGTATTTACACCGACTGGAGCGGTCATCGCTGCTTTCGTCGTTTCGATTCCTTTTTTTATAAAATCAGCACGAACGGCATTTGCAAGTATTGAACCGAATTTGCTGAATGCCGCCCGAGTGTTAGGCCGTTCCGAATGGAATATTTTTTTTACGGTCATTATTCCGCTGTCTTGGCGCGGAATTGTTTCAGGGATTACGCTCGTTTTTGCGCGATCGCTAGGCGATTTCGGGGCAACGTTAATGGTGGCGGGAAGCATTCCAAACGAGACGATGACGATGCCGATCGCGATTTACGATGCGTTGCTAGCAGGGAATCAAAAGTTAGCTAATTTGTTAGTGATGATCATGACCATTGTGTCTGTGACGTTGTTATATGTCATCAAACGATTAGAGAAACGAATCATTCGAGGTGAACGATCATTCCATGCTTCACGTAGCGATTAA
- a CDS encoding sulfate/molybdate ABC transporter ATP-binding protein, protein MLHVAIKKSFPHFTLDVAFTIEKGIAGILGSSGCGKSLTLQCIAGLQSPDEGLIRLNERVFFDSSQKINMKTRYRKIGYMFQNYALFPHLTVSQNIAFGLKGKPREEVEQKVATMIEKIKLNGYEHYYPSQLSGGQQQRVALARTLVTEPDVLLLDEPFSALDHHTKQLLEKEFLLFIKENFAGVVLLVTHNMEEAYRLCDQLILYDEGKVVQVGDKQQVLNEPSNAKAAKIVGCKNVWPLDSVAIDEEISCYVNGAKIMVPRKKERAHPRFLGIHSHHIRFVEEQSYNTFDYEIVECVPNMYAHDLTVQTKHFTLHVTVPTNELHAVLSHERKLYLPPDRLFLLS, encoded by the coding sequence ATGCTTCACGTAGCGATTAAAAAATCTTTCCCGCATTTTACCCTTGATGTGGCATTTACAATTGAAAAAGGAATTGCTGGTATTTTAGGTTCATCGGGCTGTGGAAAAAGCTTAACGCTGCAATGTATCGCGGGACTTCAATCACCTGATGAAGGTTTGATCAGGTTAAATGAACGCGTGTTTTTTGATTCGAGCCAAAAGATCAATATGAAAACGCGATATCGAAAGATCGGGTATATGTTTCAAAATTACGCGCTTTTTCCCCATTTAACCGTAAGTCAAAATATTGCGTTTGGCCTGAAAGGAAAACCGAGGGAAGAAGTAGAACAAAAAGTAGCAACGATGATCGAAAAAATAAAGCTAAACGGTTACGAACATTATTATCCTTCTCAGCTGTCCGGCGGGCAGCAACAGCGTGTCGCTCTTGCCAGAACCCTTGTGACAGAACCCGATGTTTTATTGTTGGACGAACCGTTTTCGGCTTTGGATCATCATACCAAACAGCTGCTTGAAAAAGAATTTCTTTTATTTATTAAAGAAAATTTTGCAGGTGTTGTCCTACTAGTCACGCACAATATGGAAGAAGCGTATCGTTTATGCGATCAGCTTATTCTGTACGATGAAGGCAAAGTCGTGCAAGTGGGCGATAAACAACAAGTGTTGAACGAACCGTCCAATGCGAAGGCAGCAAAAATTGTTGGCTGTAAAAACGTTTGGCCGCTTGATTCAGTAGCGATCGATGAGGAAATCAGCTGTTATGTAAACGGGGCGAAAATTATGGTTCCGCGGAAAAAAGAACGAGCTCATCCGCGGTTTCTTGGCATTCATTCACATCATATTCGTTTTGTTGAGGAACAATCTTATAACACCTTTGACTATGAAATTGTAGAGTGTGTTCCGAACATGTATGCGCATGATTTGACTGTTCAAACGAAACATTTTACATTGCATGTCACCGTTCCAACGAATGAGCTGCATGCCGTGTTGTCACATGAAAGAAAATTGTATCTTCCTCCGGATCGTCTTTTTCTTTTGTCTTGA
- the moaA gene encoding GTP 3',8-cyclase MoaA, producing the protein MLYDAYKRPLLDLRISVTDRCNFRCIYCMPETEGQQYCFMKREHLMTFEEIVRLANIFARLGVRKIRLTGGEPLLRKDIDVLISMLKEIEGIQDISLTTNGFLLKQYARRLKEAGMKRVNVSLDALNNDIFAVMNGRGVKSDVILEGINEALVQGLAVKINMVVKKGMNDSEILPMARFFKEKGVTLRFIEFMDVGSLNGWKLDEVVTSKEIYEMITKEMPLEPLEANYVGEVAKRYRYVGTNIEVGFISSVSAAFCSDCTRCRISAEGKLYTCLFSTDGADLLKNMRNGATDEEIIAQIRRIWETRHDRYSEERGKNTTLKGKRIEMSYIGG; encoded by the coding sequence ATGTTATATGATGCCTATAAACGACCGCTTTTAGATTTGCGTATTTCCGTGACGGATCGTTGTAATTTTCGTTGTATTTACTGCATGCCTGAAACGGAAGGACAACAGTATTGCTTTATGAAGCGGGAGCATTTAATGACGTTTGAAGAAATTGTTCGGTTAGCGAACATTTTTGCGCGCCTTGGGGTACGAAAAATTCGCTTGACGGGCGGAGAACCGTTGTTGCGTAAAGATATCGATGTTTTAATTTCGATGTTAAAAGAAATCGAAGGAATTCAAGACATTTCGTTGACGACCAACGGATTTTTGTTGAAGCAATATGCGCGGCGGTTAAAAGAGGCAGGAATGAAGCGAGTCAACGTCAGTCTAGATGCGTTAAATAACGATATTTTTGCTGTGATGAATGGAAGAGGGGTTAAATCGGATGTTATTTTAGAAGGAATCAATGAAGCGCTTGTACAAGGTCTAGCCGTAAAGATAAACATGGTTGTCAAAAAAGGAATGAATGATTCGGAAATTTTGCCGATGGCGCGTTTTTTTAAAGAAAAAGGTGTAACGCTTCGCTTTATTGAATTTATGGATGTCGGTTCATTAAACGGGTGGAAGCTAGATGAAGTAGTCACGAGCAAAGAAATTTATGAGATGATCACGAAAGAAATGCCGTTGGAGCCGCTTGAAGCGAATTATGTTGGCGAAGTAGCGAAGCGATATCGTTACGTCGGCACCAATATCGAGGTTGGATTTATTTCTTCGGTGTCTGCAGCATTTTGTTCAGATTGCACGCGATGTCGCATATCGGCCGAGGGGAAGTTGTACACGTGTTTATTTTCAACCGATGGCGCAGATTTATTAAAAAACATGCGCAATGGAGCAACCGATGAAGAAATCATCGCGCAGATTCGACGCATTTGGGAAACTCGCCATGATCGCTATTCCGAAGAGAGAGGAAAAAACACCACATTGAAAGGAAAACGCATTGAAATGTCTTATATTGGTGGATGA
- a CDS encoding molybdenum cofactor biosynthesis protein B, whose product MGVIDHKSKATCPVRCKVVTVSDTRTKETDQSGALIIDLLKREQMNVVDYEIVKDDREAIQAAIQSAGAEVDVILMNGGTGFTKRDVTVEAVQELLEKEMVGFGELFRFLSYEEIGSASMLSRAIAGTIERKIVFCMPGSTNAVRLAMEKLILPELRHLVWELQRQ is encoded by the coding sequence ATGGGTGTCATCGATCATAAAAGCAAAGCAACCTGTCCGGTTCGCTGCAAAGTAGTGACCGTTTCCGATACTCGAACGAAAGAAACAGATCAAAGCGGCGCGCTCATCATCGATTTATTAAAGCGCGAACAAATGAATGTCGTAGATTATGAAATTGTGAAAGATGATCGCGAGGCGATTCAAGCGGCCATTCAATCAGCCGGTGCGGAAGTGGATGTGATTTTAATGAACGGCGGAACGGGATTTACGAAGCGAGATGTGACTGTGGAAGCCGTGCAAGAGCTGCTTGAAAAAGAAATGGTAGGCTTCGGTGAGTTGTTTCGTTTCTTAAGTTATGAAGAAATCGGCAGCGCTTCGATGCTAAGCCGAGCGATCGCCGGAACGATCGAAAGAAAGATTGTTTTTTGCATGCCCGGCTCAACGAATGCGGTGCGTCTTGCGATGGAGAAATTGATTTTGCCGGAACTTCGTCATCTTGTATGGGAGCTTCAGCGCCAATGA
- a CDS encoding molybdenum cofactor guanylyltransferase, translating to MKEIVGIVLAGGQSRRFGEPKAFAKRDGKEFILYSVEALQHVVEEIVVVTRPEFMEHLPVMEHVSFIEDLKKYKGKGPLAGLFSAMSQCEAKWYIVLPCDTPFMNARMIKALQSHQNERWEAIVPRVNGQIQPLIAMYHDRVKGKIQSMLEKNELSMHRFLSVCHVNYVDLMDERAFVNINTKEEYERFIG from the coding sequence ATGAAAGAGATTGTCGGCATCGTTTTAGCGGGCGGACAGTCGAGACGATTTGGCGAACCGAAAGCGTTCGCGAAAAGGGATGGAAAGGAATTTATTTTATATAGCGTTGAAGCATTGCAGCATGTGGTTGAAGAAATTGTGGTTGTAACCCGACCAGAGTTCATGGAACATTTACCGGTTATGGAACATGTTTCATTCATTGAAGATTTAAAAAAATACAAAGGAAAAGGACCTCTTGCTGGACTGTTTTCGGCGATGTCTCAATGCGAGGCGAAGTGGTACATCGTTTTGCCGTGCGATACGCCTTTTATGAATGCAAGGATGATCAAGGCGTTGCAATCGCATCAAAATGAACGGTGGGAAGCGATTGTTCCGCGAGTGAATGGACAGATTCAGCCTCTGATCGCCATGTACCATGATCGCGTGAAGGGAAAAATACAATCCATGTTGGAGAAAAACGAACTGAGCATGCATCGCTTTCTTTCCGTTTGTCATGTAAACTATGTTGATTTAATGGATGAACGGGCGTTTGTTAATATTAACACAAAAGAGGAATATGAACGATTTATTGGGTGA
- the glp gene encoding gephyrin-like molybdotransferase Glp has translation MRKPIKVEEAIERVMKWSYEGEKEYVSIEESFGRALAEDIKATTDVPWFDRSPYDGYAICAAATENASASTPVLLEVVGTVGAGTVWEGPIEPHQAVKIMTGAAIPDGANAVIMVELTQEVIKDGKTFVQIKRRVAEGENISRIGEDMQEGCLLVEKGTVINPGVVAVLATFGYYRVPVMKRPKVAIIATGSELLEVYEPLEKGKIRNSNAYMLKAQVRRAGGEPIVYGKVKDTFEATFEAVTKAMQEADIVVTTGGVSVGDFDYIPNVYEKLGAQLLFNKVGMRPGSVTSAAVADKKVLFGLSGNPSACYVGFELFVRPFLKAMLGQKNCYLKKVQAILKEDFLKTNPFTRFVRAKLSYDDGMLHVEPAGKDKSNIVSSLVQANSLLVLPGGSRGFKAGTKVDVLLLEDEEGAPKWP, from the coding sequence GTGCGAAAACCGATAAAAGTGGAAGAAGCGATTGAACGGGTAATGAAGTGGAGTTATGAAGGCGAAAAAGAGTATGTGTCGATTGAAGAAAGCTTTGGTCGAGCGTTGGCGGAAGATATAAAAGCGACGACGGACGTTCCTTGGTTTGACCGTTCACCGTATGATGGATATGCCATTTGTGCAGCTGCGACGGAAAACGCGTCTGCTTCTACACCTGTATTATTAGAAGTCGTTGGTACAGTTGGTGCCGGAACGGTTTGGGAAGGGCCCATCGAACCGCATCAAGCCGTTAAAATCATGACGGGTGCCGCGATTCCAGATGGTGCAAATGCCGTCATTATGGTGGAATTAACGCAAGAAGTGATCAAAGACGGGAAGACGTTTGTGCAAATCAAACGAAGAGTTGCAGAAGGAGAAAATATTTCGCGAATCGGCGAAGATATGCAAGAAGGCTGTTTACTCGTTGAAAAAGGAACCGTGATCAATCCGGGAGTCGTGGCGGTTCTTGCCACGTTTGGTTATTATCGCGTACCGGTGATGAAAAGACCAAAAGTCGCGATCATTGCGACAGGAAGTGAATTGCTTGAAGTTTACGAACCGCTTGAAAAAGGGAAAATTCGCAACAGCAATGCCTATATGCTAAAAGCACAAGTACGGCGAGCAGGCGGCGAACCGATTGTGTACGGAAAGGTGAAAGATACATTTGAGGCTACATTCGAAGCGGTAACCAAAGCGATGCAAGAAGCGGATATCGTCGTGACAACGGGCGGCGTATCGGTTGGTGATTTCGACTATATTCCGAACGTGTACGAGAAACTGGGAGCGCAATTATTGTTCAATAAAGTAGGCATGCGTCCAGGAAGCGTCACCTCCGCTGCGGTTGCCGACAAAAAAGTATTGTTTGGACTATCGGGAAACCCTTCGGCATGTTATGTTGGTTTTGAGCTTTTTGTTCGTCCGTTTTTGAAAGCGATGCTCGGACAAAAAAATTGCTATTTAAAGAAAGTTCAAGCGATCTTAAAAGAGGATTTTTTAAAGACGAATCCGTTTACTCGGTTCGTGCGTGCCAAACTTTCATACGATGATGGAATGTTACACGTGGAACCAGCTGGAAAAGATAAATCAAATATCGTTTCTTCGTTAGTACAAGCCAATAGTTTGCTTGTTTTACCAGGTGGATCGCGAGGTTTTAAAGCGGGAACGAAAGTCGATGTTCTGCTGCTTGAAGATGAAGAAGGAGCGCCGAAATGGCCATGA
- a CDS encoding MoaD/ThiS family protein, translating to MIRVLLFAHLKEQFNRQELIFPHQEITVRQLREELEKNYSLSSVSSIMIAVNEEFATDEEIIREGDVVALIPR from the coding sequence ATGATTCGTGTTTTACTATTTGCCCATTTAAAAGAACAATTCAATCGTCAGGAACTCATTTTTCCTCACCAAGAAATAACCGTTCGTCAACTGCGCGAAGAACTGGAAAAAAACTATTCGCTCTCATCCGTTTCTTCGATCATGATTGCGGTGAACGAAGAATTTGCAACTGATGAAGAAATCATTCGGGAAGGGGATGTCGTCGCTCTGATCCCCCGGTGA
- the moaC gene encoding cyclic pyranopterin monophosphate synthase MoaC, whose product MKLTHLNEQGRAKMVDISDKSETVRTAHAVSSVIVSKEVYEKITNAQIEKGDVLAVAQVAGIMAAKRTADLIPMCHPISLTGVDIQFQWRCQEERYELMIDTFVKTKGSTGVEMEALTAASICALTIYDMCKAIDKGIIIGPTYLVEKTGGKSGNFKRQEV is encoded by the coding sequence ATGAAATTAACCCATTTAAACGAGCAAGGACGAGCGAAGATGGTCGATATTTCCGATAAAAGCGAAACGGTTCGTACCGCACATGCGGTCTCAAGCGTCATCGTTTCTAAAGAAGTGTATGAAAAAATAACAAATGCGCAAATCGAAAAAGGCGATGTTTTAGCGGTTGCACAAGTGGCTGGCATTATGGCGGCGAAACGAACCGCCGATTTGATTCCGATGTGCCATCCCATTTCTTTAACAGGTGTAGATATTCAATTTCAATGGCGATGTCAGGAAGAGCGCTATGAATTAATGATCGATACGTTTGTAAAAACGAAAGGGAGCACAGGAGTGGAGATGGAAGCGCTAACCGCCGCTTCGATTTGTGCGTTAACGATTTACGATATGTGCAAAGCGATTGATAAAGGGATTATCATCGGACCAACGTATTTAGTAGAAAAAACAGGCGGAAAAAGCGGGAATTTTAAGCGCCAAGAGGTGTAA
- a CDS encoding ThiF family adenylyltransferase → MERYSRQILFSPIGEEGQKKIRSKHVLIVGVGALGSATAELLTRAGVGKLTIVDRDYVDWTNLQRQTLYCEQDAESGLPKAIAAKQRLEAINHDVEIRAFVMDADDEPFVSIFEQGVDVVIDGTDNFETRFLINDLAQKYNVPWIYGACVGSYGLSFAMIPGKTPCFRCLVHHLPSYHMTCDNIGIIAPTVQMVASYQTAEALKILVEDERAIRDSLVVFDLWKNEHRFLKVNKLKNKQCPSCGEHRSYPSLQEPKAKMAVLCGRETVQIRHPHSFDLKEMAQQIKASGQKVQYNDYLMITELEGHRTVLFADGRMLIHGTKDLMDARSLYQKYFA, encoded by the coding sequence ATGGAGCGATATTCACGACAAATTCTTTTTTCGCCGATTGGCGAAGAAGGACAGAAAAAAATTCGCAGCAAACATGTGCTCATTGTCGGAGTTGGCGCGCTTGGGTCTGCAACTGCCGAATTGTTGACGCGGGCAGGGGTCGGAAAATTAACGATTGTTGATCGCGACTATGTGGATTGGACAAATTTGCAAAGACAAACGCTATACTGCGAACAAGATGCCGAAAGCGGATTGCCAAAAGCGATTGCAGCAAAACAGCGATTAGAAGCGATCAATCATGATGTGGAAATACGTGCGTTTGTCATGGATGCCGATGATGAACCATTCGTTTCGATCTTTGAACAAGGTGTCGATGTCGTGATCGATGGAACCGATAACTTTGAAACGCGGTTTCTAATCAATGATTTAGCTCAAAAATATAACGTTCCTTGGATTTATGGAGCTTGCGTCGGAAGTTACGGCTTATCGTTTGCGATGATCCCTGGAAAAACGCCTTGTTTTCGCTGCTTGGTTCATCATTTGCCTTCTTATCATATGACATGTGACAACATTGGCATTATTGCACCGACGGTTCAGATGGTCGCTTCTTATCAAACAGCAGAAGCGCTCAAAATTTTAGTTGAAGATGAACGAGCGATTCGGGATTCTCTCGTTGTGTTTGATTTATGGAAAAATGAACATCGTTTTCTGAAAGTGAACAAATTAAAAAATAAGCAATGCCCTTCTTGCGGAGAGCATCGATCGTATCCATCGCTTCAAGAACCAAAAGCAAAAATGGCCGTTTTATGTGGAAGAGAAACGGTGCAAATTCGCCATCCTCATTCGTTTGATTTAAAGGAAATGGCGCAACAAATCAAAGCAAGCGGACAAAAAGTACAATACAATGATTATTTAATGATCACCGAATTAGAAGGGCATCGCACGGTTTTGTTTGCGGACGGAAGAATGCTCATTCATGGCACAAAAGATTTAATGGATGCACGCTCCTTGTATCAAAAATATTTTGCTTAA
- a CDS encoding Crp/Fnr family transcriptional regulator — MSNILSKKHFEQLKNLAYKTAKVKKGMFLFQEGQVGENFFVVLSGKFQISKFSGDGKELCLRLCGPNAVIGELMIFSDNGRYLFNARALEDSEVLIIKNESIEKELLANPEFAVEFLKMMTDHFRKQHTKFRDLVLYGKKGALYSTLIRMANSYGVQTSDGILLDVPITHQDLAHFSSTSRESVNRELNALKSKGIVSFKGRKIIIHSLDYLKRQINCENCPSSYCNIE, encoded by the coding sequence ATGTCGAATATATTAAGCAAAAAACACTTCGAACAATTAAAAAACTTAGCGTATAAGACTGCCAAAGTAAAAAAAGGAATGTTTTTATTTCAAGAAGGGCAAGTGGGCGAGAACTTTTTTGTTGTGCTGTCTGGAAAATTTCAAATCAGCAAATTTTCCGGTGACGGAAAAGAGCTTTGTTTACGGTTGTGCGGACCGAATGCGGTCATTGGGGAATTGATGATTTTCTCCGATAACGGACGATATTTATTTAACGCTCGAGCATTGGAAGATAGCGAAGTGCTCATCATTAAAAACGAGTCGATTGAAAAAGAGCTGCTCGCGAATCCGGAATTTGCGGTGGAATTTTTAAAAATGATGACCGATCATTTTCGAAAACAACATACGAAATTTCGCGATCTCGTACTGTATGGAAAAAAAGGGGCGCTTTACTCTACTCTTATCCGCATGGCCAATAGTTATGGCGTGCAAACGAGCGATGGTATTTTGTTAGATGTTCCGATTACTCACCAAGATTTAGCGCATTTCAGTTCGACATCGCGTGAAAGTGTGAATCGTGAATTGAACGCATTGAAAAGTAAAGGGATCGTTTCCTTTAAAGGGCGGAAAATTATTATTCATAGTTTAGATTATTTAAAGCGGCAAATTAATTGTGAAAACTGTCCTTCGTCATACTGTAACATCGAGTAA
- a CDS encoding hemerythrin domain-containing protein: protein MEISPCSIIGDGEVELCPPLQRLKEEHGPLNEKKYALFVAAQKIYNGEEENVLEALVRLRENVQQFLQELDPHSRREEDVLFPMMVRYIGRESGPIAVMEYEHHEAKENISTFLKKTETIDIHEARELASYVMNAYMILTDHFTKEECVLFPMAEKLLSSEEKEELAKKINEIEG, encoded by the coding sequence ATGGAAATTTCACCATGCAGCATCATTGGAGACGGAGAAGTTGAATTATGTCCGCCTTTACAACGGTTAAAAGAAGAACACGGGCCGTTAAATGAAAAAAAATACGCGCTATTTGTTGCCGCACAAAAAATTTATAACGGGGAAGAAGAAAATGTGCTCGAAGCGCTCGTTCGTTTACGCGAAAATGTGCAGCAATTTTTACAAGAGCTCGATCCTCATTCTCGTCGCGAAGAAGATGTTCTTTTCCCTATGATGGTTCGATACATCGGCAGAGAATCTGGACCGATTGCGGTGATGGAATATGAACATCATGAAGCGAAAGAAAACATCTCGACGTTCTTAAAGAAAACGGAAACGATTGACATCCATGAAGCGAGAGAACTCGCTTCCTATGTGATGAACGCTTATATGATTTTAACCGATCATTTTACGAAAGAAGAATGCGTTCTTTTCCCGATGGCAGAAAAGCTATTATCATCTGAAGAAAAAGAAGAACTTGCGAAAAAAATAAACGAAATAGAAGGCTGA